A genomic region of Scomber japonicus isolate fScoJap1 chromosome 5, fScoJap1.pri, whole genome shotgun sequence contains the following coding sequences:
- the chd2 gene encoding chromodomain-helicase-DNA-binding protein 2 — protein sequence MMKTKSKKQEDEGSAQSNASSNSASEESNRSASESGSQSESEHGSERRRRSHNSESNSSSESESHSESESESAESKSQQTAAEVKDKPVRKKERLADVKKMWEEHPDVYGVRRSNRSRQEPARLNIGAEGSSDSEGESPKRKTSRSKKKENIWKDDDSNDEEEEEEEEDSDSADSEQEEKKVRSRRLPARRPQTKSSTSKKQLSQKGKKSRKQESSADDDDDDDNDDDDDDEDEEDTPKRQTRRRGATKVKSYKEDQHDFETDSDDLIEMTGEAWEEQQDDDSETIEKVMDARIGKKGATGASTTVYAMEENGDPSEGFDPENDEGEAHYLIKWKGWSYIHITWESMDSLTQQKVKGLKKLDNFKKKNDELNSWLRRASPEDVEFHNCQQELTADLNKQFQFVERIIATKTGKTPGSSDFPSHSHKTSSSNEPEYLCKWMGLPYSECSWEDGALVRKKFQHCIDHFTNRNSSKTVPSKDCKVLKQRPRFVPLKKQPSYIGDETLQLRDYQLDGLNWLAHSWCRCNSVILADEMGLGKTIQTISFLSYLFHQHQLYGPFILVVPLSTLTSWQREFETWAPNMNVVVYLGDVMSRKTIRDYEWVNHQTKRIRFNALLTTYEILLKDKGVLGNINWAFLGVDEAHRLKNDDSLLYKTLMEFRSNHRLLITGTPLQNSLKELWSLLHFLMPDKFLSWEDFEDHHGKGRDNGYQSLHKVLEPFLLRRVKKDVEKSLPAKVEQILRVDMSAQQKQFYKWILTRNYRALAKGTRGSSSGFLNIVMELKKCCNHSFLIKQPEDVEAETAQEHLQNLVRGSGKLVLLDKLLTRLRERGNRVLIFSQMVRMLDILAEYLSKRRYPFQRLDGSIKGEIRKQALDHFNAEGSEDFCFLLSTRAGGLGINLASADTVVIFDSDWNPQNDLQAQARAHRIGQKKQVNIYRLVTKGTVEEDIIERAKKKMVLDHLVIQRMDTTGRTVLDSNSGTTNSNPFNKEELTAILKFGAEELFKEAEGEESEPQEMDIDEILRLAETRESDPGSSATDELLSQFKVANFSSMEDSTQEFEEKSVRDWDNIIPEEQRRKIEEEEKQREMDIFMLPRSRSSNKRAQANDSDSDVGSKLKHRSSGSESETDDSDDDKKPKKRGRPRARKNNVEGFTDAEIRRFIKAYKKFGSPLERLEAIARDSELVDKSIADLKRLGELIHTSCVTAVQEHEEHLKENPVEAKGPGKRRGINIKISGVQVNAKSIIQHEEEFEPLHKVMPSNPAERDKFKLTCRVKVAHFDIEWDLQDDIQLLLGIYEHGFGNWDLIKTDPDLKLAEKILPDDPSKKPQGKQLQARAEYLLKLLKKEQDSTDSSKTEEVKVRKRKPRVKKDKILKDEQGNDISSPRLSDNPSEEGEVKDDGTDKSPAKKRQKKKDNKENKEKQGTPKKEKEGDKEKKGTKPRKEKPKAAKGKKTQGPVHITAGSDPIPIEGKEDDELDQETFSICKERMRPVKKALKQLDKPDEGLSDQEQLQHTRTCLLKIGDRITECLKAYSDPEHVKTWRRNLWIFVSKFTEFGARKLHKLYKMAQKKRSHEEEKEQKKKEDPAGRGKPFRPEPSGSSRDSTGTQPSSKSGSHSTQSGPHGHHREPYNAANKRHFGNDDRGDWQRDRKYNYPGNSNQSWQGDRHHPYDRYKDHYGDRRPHGDYRSSGSYRNNTSPRKRPYDQYSNDRDHRGHRPYYDRHPDPKRRRPDEFRPNYHQGRDGPLQDFRRMPEHRPSGPPGSEHYSRPFHPDKPSPLDPRSPQAQKSPQDSRSPLERPAELNAAADPNWNNRKT from the exons ATGATGAAgactaaaagtaaaaaacaagaGGATGAAGGCTCGGCCCAAAGCAATGCATCAAG CAATTCGGCGTCAGAAGAATCCAACCGCTCAGCATCGGAGTCTGGGAGTCAGTCAGAGAGTGAACACGGcagcgagaggaggaggagatccCACAACTCCGAGTCAAACAGCTCCTCAGAGTCAGAGAGTCATTCAGAGTCAGAGAGCGAGTCTGCAGAGTCCAaatcacagcagacagcagcagaggtcAAAGACAAGCCAGTTAGAAAGAAGGAACGTCTGGCAGATGTGAAGAAG ATGTGGGAAGAACATCCAGATGTGTATGGAGTCAGGAGGTCAAATCGCAGCAGACAAGAGCCGGCTCGCTTAAACATAGGAGCTGAG GGCAGCAGTGACTCTGAGGGTGAAAGTCCCAAGAGGAAAACATCACGGTCTAAAAAGAAAGA AAATATCTGGAAAGATGATGACTcaaatgatgaagaggaggaggaggaggaggaggattccGACAGTGCAGACAGTgagcaggaagagaaaaaagttaGATCCAGACGACTTCCTGCTAGAAG ACCTCAGACCAAATCATCAACAAGCAAAAAGCAACTGTCTCAAAAAGGAAAGAAGTCCAGGAAACAAGAGTCGTccgctgatgatgatgacgacgacgacaacgatgatgatgatgatgacgaggaTGAGGAAGACACTCCAAAGAGACAGACACGAAGAAGGGGTGCAACAAAAGTCAAAAG TTATAAAGAAGATCAACATGACTTTGAAACAGACTCTGATGACTTGATTGAAATGACGGGTGAGGCATGGGAGGAACAGCAGGACGATGACAGCGAGACCATAGAGAAAGTGATGGACGCCAGGATAGGCAAAAAAGGAG CCACGGGGGCGTCCACAACTGTCTATGCTATGGAGGAAAATGGGGACCCATCTGAAGGCTTCGACCCCGAGAATGATGAGGGGGAAGCTCATTATCTGATCAAGTGGAAGGGCTGGTCTTACATCCACATCACATGGGAGAGCATGGACTCTCTGACACAGCAAAAGGTCAAGGGACTAAAGAAGCTGGACAActtcaaaaagaaaaacgaTGAGCTCAATTCATG GTTGAGGAGGGCGTCCCCTGAGGATGTTGAATTTCATAACTGCCAACAGGAGCTCACTGCTGACTTGAATAAACAGTTCCAGTTTGTGGAGCGTATCATTG caacaaaaacaggaaagacACCAGGATCCTCTGACTTCCCCT CACATAGTCACAAGACATCGTCCTCCAATGAGCCTGAATATCTATGCAAGTGGATGGGCTTACCTTATTCAGAGTGCAGCTGGGAAGATGGAGCGTTGGTTAGAAAGAAGTTTCAGCACTGCATAGATCACTTCACAAACCGAAACTCCAGCAAAACCGTCCCCTCTAAAGACTGCAAG GTGTTAAAGCAAAGGCCAAGATTTGTTCCACTGAAAAAACAACCATCATATATTGGAGATGAGACTCTACAGCTGAGAGATTATCAGCTGGATGGGTTGAACTGGTTGGCTCACTCGTGGTGCAG GTGCAATAGTGTTATCCTTGCCGATGAGATGGGACTGGGAAAGACCATCCAGACCATCTCCTTCTTGTCTTACCTGTTCCACCAGCATCAGCTCTATGGACCCTTCATACTGGTGGTGCCTCTTTCCACTCTCACCTCCTGGCAGAGGGAGTTTGAAACCTGGGCGCCAAACATGAATGTCGTGGTCTACCTCGGTGACGTCATGAGCAGGAAGACG ATCCGTGACTACGAGTGGGTGAACCATCAAACAAAAAGAATCCGTTTCAATGCACTATTAACCACTTACGAAATTCTACTTAAAGACAAG GGGGTGCTTGGGAACATCAACTGGGCATTCCTGGGTGTGGATGAGGCTCACAGGTTGAAGAATGACGACTCCCTGCTGTATAAAACATTAATGGAGTTCAGGTCTAACCACAGACTCCTCATTACTGGCACTCCTCTGCAGAACTCCCTCAAAGAGCTCTGGTCACTGTTGCACTTCCTCATGCCTGACAA GTTTCTCTCCTGGGAGGATTTTGAAGATCATCATGGGAAAGGAAGGGATAATGGTTATCAGAGTCTTCACAAAGTCCTTGAGCCGTTCCTTCTCCGACGTGTCAAGAAAGATGTGGAAAAATCTCTGCCTGCCAAGGTGGAGCAGATCCTCCGCGTAGACATGTCTGCACAACAGAAACAATTTTACAA GTGGATTTTAACAAGGAATTACAGAGCTCTTGCCAAAGGCACCCGAGGCAGCTCTTCTGGCTTCCTGAACATTGTTATGGAGCTTAAAAAGTGCTGCAATCATAGTTTCCTCATTAAACAGCCTGAGGATGTAGAAGCTGAAACAGCACAGGAACACCTGCAG AATCTGGTGAGGGGTAGCGGGAAGCTGGTGCTTCTGGACAAACTGCTAACCAGGCTGAGAGAAAGAGGCAACAGAGTCCTTATCTTCTCCCAGATGGTCAGGATGTTGGACATTCTGGCTGAATACCTCTCCAAGAGACGCTATCCATTCCAG CGGCTAGACGGTTCCATAAAGGGAGAAATCCGAAAGCAAGCACTTGACCACTTTAATGCAGAAGGCTCAGAG GACTTCTGCTTTCTGTTGTCCACAAGAGCTGGAGGTTTAGGGATAAACTTGGCCTCAGCCGACACTGTAGTCATCTTTGACTCTGACTGGAACCCTCAAAATGATCTTCAGGCACAAGCCAGGGCTCACAGGATTGGCCAAAAGAAACAG GTGAATATATATCGACTGGTCACTAAAGGAACGGTCGAGGAAGACATCATTGAGAGGGCAAAGAAGAAGATGGTTTTGGACCATCTTGTCATTCAGAGAATGGACACCACTGGTCGAACTGTGCTGGACAGCAACTCAGGAACCACAAA TTCAAACCCGTTCAATAAAGAAGAGCTGACTGCTATCCTCAAGTTTGGTGCAGAAGAGCTCTTTAAAGAGGCAGAAGGAGAGGAGTCTGAACCACAG GAGATGGACATCGATGAGATCCTGAGGTTGGCTGAAACAAGAGAAAGTGATCCAGGCTCAAGTGCCACAGACGAACTTCTGTCTCAGTTTAAG GTGGCTAATTTCTCCTCCATGGAAGACAGCACCCAAGAGTTTGAGGAGAAGTCTGTGCGTGACTGGGATAATATCATCCCGGAGGAGCAGCGACGCAAAattgaggaggaagagaagcagcGGGAAATGGACATCTTCATGCTGCCCAGAAGCAGGAGTTCTAACAAGCGG GCTCAAGCCAACGATAGTGACAGTGACGTGGGCTCCAAACTGAAGCACCGCTCGTCAGGCTCCGAGAGCGAGACAGACGACAGTGACGATGACAAGAAGCCAAAGAAGAGAGGTAGACCTCGAGCCCGCAAAAACAATGTGGAGGGTTTCACTGATGCAGAGATCCGCAG GTTCATTAAGGCATACAAGAAATTTGGATCTCCACTTGAAAG GTTAGAAGCCATCGCCCGAGACTCTGAGCTGGTGGACAAGTCTATAGCAGACCTGAAAAGACTCGGGGAACTGATTCACACTAGCTGTGTAACTGCAGTGCAGGAACACGAGGAACACCTTAAAGAGAACCCAGTTGAAG CCAAAGGTCCTGGGAAACGACGAGGAATTAACATCAAGATCTCAGGAGTGCAGGTCAATGCCAAGTCCATCATACAGCATGAGGAGGAGTTTGAGCCTCTGCACAAAGTGATGCCCTCCAACCCTGCAGAGAGGGATAA atttaagCTGACATGCAGGGTGAAAGTAGCCCACTTTGATATTGAATGGGATCTGCAGGACGACATTCAGCTCTTACTTGGTATCTATGAACACGGCTTTGGGAACTGGGATCTGATCAAGACAGACCCTGACCTTAAGCTGGCTGAAAAG ATTCTACCAGATGATCCAAGTAAGAAGCCTCAAGGTAAACAGTTGCAGGCGAGAGCTGAGTATCTTCTGAAGCTGCTGAAAAAAGAACAAGACAGCACAGACTCGTCCAAAACAGAAGAG GTCAAAGTTAGGAAGAGGAAGCCTCGGGTGAAAAAGGACAAGATTCTCAAAGATGAGCAAGGCAACGACATCTCCTCCCCCCGCCTGTCAGACAACCCGTCTGAGGAGGGTGAGGTCAAG GATGATGGAACAGACAAGTCCCCTGCCaagaagagacaaaagaaaaaggataacaaagagaacaaagaaaaacagggaACTCctaaaaaggagaaggaaggggacaaagaaaagaaaggcacCAAGCCCAGAAAAGAAAAG cCTAAAGCAGCCAAAGGGAAAAAGACTCAAGGCCCAGTTCACATTACAGCTGGGTCTGATCCCATTCCcattgaaggaaaggaggatgatgAACTAGACCAGGAGACATTCAGTATT tGTAAGGAGCGCATGAGGCCAGTAAAAAAGGCCCTGAAGCAGCTGGATAAACCAGATGAAGGCCTGTCTGACCAGGAGCAGCTccagcacacacgcacatgcctACTGAAGATTGGAGACCGAATCACAGAGTGCCTTAAAGCCTACAGCGACCCCGAACATGTCAAAACATGGCGACG AAACCTCTGGATTTTTGTGTCTAAGTTTACAGAGTTTGGTGCGAGGAAGCTTCACAAGCTTTACAAAATGGCACAGAAGAAACGATCACATGAGGAAGAG aaggagcagaagaagaaggaggaccCTGCAGGGAGAGGAAAACCTTTCAGACCAGAGCCCTCTGGTTCTAGTCGAGACTCTACGGGAACACAGCCATCCTCTAAATCTGGATCTCACTCAACTCAGTCAGGACCCCATGGACACCACAGAGAACCATACAATGCGGCTAATAAACGGCACTTCGGCAATGATG